The genomic interval CAAGTTTATAGCCCATTAGCAGCAGGATTCGTAAAGTTCAAGGATTCTTTATTTAATGTAACGGATTTTGCAGAAAGACTTGGAAATACTTCAGACAGCCCACAATTATTCGTATATCTATATATGGTATTGGTTGTTGCTTTAGCGGCAGTTCTATTCTTAAAAGAAGCATATGCTAGAATTGCTAATCTAGTTGTCATTGGTGTAGGATTAATTATCCATGGTTATGTATATTTCCAAGTGTTTATCGACAAGTCACCAGAACTTGAAGCAGCTTTAAAAGTAGTGCATCCACAACTTGGACACACGCTAACAATGAATATCGGCTTTGGCTTTTTCTTTGGATTAGTCGTTATCGCGTTGGCAGCATTATTTGAGTTTTTTGGCGAAAAAGTACTTAAGGCTTAAAAAACGCTACTCCTAATCTATAAATCCTATTAAAGAACTGTCCAATGGGCAGTTCTTTTTCTTCCTAATAAGTTGTTATTAAAAAGAAAGTATGATATGATTACTATGCTTCATAAAAAGACAAACCATATTTGGTATTATATAAGTTATAAAACGCATGTTGTTGACACTAGAACCTTTTAAATCTTTATTCCGTATGAGAATTTAATAGACTGATCAAAAGCGCCCTATAGCTTTAAAAAGCGCTTTTTATTTTTTATTAGTTATTCATACAAGGAGAACACATGACATTTGAACAATTAAACATTATTAAACCGATTTTAGAGGCAGTAAGTAAGATGGGCTACATTACACCATCCCCTATTCAAGAAGTATCTATTCCAGTTTTATTATCAGGTAAAGACTTACTTGCGAGTGCTCAAACAGGCACTGGTAAAACCGCTGCGTTTGCGATTCCTATCATCCAACAAATTAGTGGATTTGATCGTAGGATTTATCAAAAACAACACATTCACGCATTAATACTCGCACCAACTCGTGAACTAGCAGAACAGATTAAAGACAATTTTAGATACTATAGCGAGAACTTATCTTTAAACACTGAAGTTATCTATGGCGGTGTTTCTCAAAAAAACCAAGAGAAAGCCTTGAACCGTGGGGTGGAAGTTTTGATTGCCACACCGGGAAGACTGCTAGATCTAATGGATCAAGGGTTAATTACATTACAACATGTGAAATACTTTGTATTAGATGAGGCTGACCGTATGTTGGATATGGGCTTTATTAGAGATGTAAGAAAGATTGTAACTTACATACCTAAAACACGACAAACTGCTCTATTTTCTGCAACAATGCCAAAAGAAATCATCAAACTAGCAGAAGAACTATTAACAGAACCTGTGAGAGTTGAGATTACACCTCCAGAAGCAATGGTAGAGAAAATCGATCAAAAGTTATTCCATGTATCCAAGAAAAACAAGACTAACCTATTGCTTGATTTAATGAAAAACAAAAACATGCAATCCATATTGGTTTTTACAAGAACCAAACATGGAGCAAATAAACTGGTCAAGGAACTAACGTCCTACGGCGTAAAACTTAGTGCCATTCATGGAAATAAATCCCAAAATCAGAGATTACAAGCCCTAAATGACTTCAAAAATGGTAAAATCAGAGTGTTGGTTGCTACAGACATTGCAGCTAGAGGGATTGATATAGATGAGTTATCCCACGTCGTTAACTATGACCTACCAGAAACCCCAGAAACTTACGTTCACAGAATGGGAAGAACGGGTAGAAGAGGACTAACTGGAGAAGCCTATACTTTCTGTTCACCAGATGAAATCAAGCTATTAGATGCTATCGAAAAACATATAAAAATGCCAATCGAAGTGATGGATAACCATGACTATCATATTGTAAAAGGGGTTGCTCAAGAATCAAAACCACTTCCTAGGAATACGGAAGAAAAAGGACATGGTTCTAAAGGTGGTTTTAGAAATCACAACAAACCTAAAGAATCACGATTCGAAAAACCATACAAACGCGAGAACGCCTCATCAACTGGGCAATCTAAAGAATCAAGTGTAATAAGTAAAAAGTCAAAAGACGAAAGAAATTACTCTTTTTCTAAGAAATCGAAACCACAAAAATCGACTCAAAAATACTCCAAAAGAGAAGAGTCTATCAGTCAAGTATATTTCAAGAGAAAAAAGTCTCACTAACTTACTAACTCACTAACTCATTAATAAATTTTGAAGCGCTATACAAGTAGCGTTTCTTTTTTCTATAAAAACACAATATAACACAGTTGGCACTTGACTATTGACATTGCCAAAAATATTGATAAAATTAATATTGGAGGCGATATTATGGCAAAGACAAATGCTTTTAAAACGGAATCTCAGAAACTGTTACATTTAGTAACACACTCAATATATACACAAAAAGAAATCTTCTTACGTGAACTGATTTCTAACGCAAGTGATGCGATAGATAAGAGACATTTTCTATCACTCACTAATGAAAAAGTAACGTCAGATGGGTATAAAATCGAGATTTCTATGGATAAAGAGTTTAAAACATTAACGATTAAAGACAATGGAATTGGGTTTACTGAAGAAGAATTGGTTGAGAACTTAGGAACGATTGCACAAAGTGGTTCAAAACAATTCATCGAGCAATTAGACAAAAATGATACAAACATCATTGGTCAATTTGGCGTAGGATTCTATAGTGCTTTTATTGTCGCGAAGTCTGTCAAAGTACTAACGAAATCCCCTTTCTCTGATACAGGATATGTTTGGGAAAGTGATGGGGTTTCTACCTATCAAATCGATACCTATGATAAAACAGATGTTGGGACAGAAATCATTCTTACTTTAAGAGATAACATCGAAGACGAAGAATCAGAGACATTTGATCAGTTCTTAGACGAGTTTGAGATCAAACAACTAGTCAAAAAATACAGTGACTACGTAAGATATCCGATTTATATAAAGGGAGACAATAAGCCACTTAACCAAATGACTCCACTTTGGAAACGTTCTAAACAAGATATTAAAGAAGAAGACCTAAATGCTTTCTATAAGCATCAATTTAATGATTTTGAAGATCCTTTACATGTAATTCATATGAATATTGAAGGCATGCTAACCTATCAAGCCTTACTATTTATACCTAAAAAACCTGCATACAACTTCTACTCAGAAACCTATGAAAAAGGCCTTCAACTCTACTCAAAAGGCGTATTTATTCAAGATAAAAACAAAGACTTAATCCCTGATCACTTTAAGTTTGTAAAAGGCATTGTAGATAGCTCAGATTTATCACTAAATATCTCTAGAGAACTCCTACAACACGACAGACAACTTAAGAAGATAGCGTCCAACATTGAGAAGAAAATCAAGAGTGAGTTAGAAAAGATGCTTGAAAATGATAGAGAACGTTACATTACCCTATTTGATCAATACAAGAATACGTTAAAATACGGAATCTATCAAAGCTTTGGCGTAAACAAAGAACTTCTCCAAGACTTAATCTTATTCAAAACGAATTTAAGTGATGAATACATCACATTCAAAGAATATGTTTCTCGCAAGAAAGAAGACCAAAAAGAAATATACTATGCGACTGGTAAATCAAAGACTCAAATTATGAACCTTCCACAAATGGATATCATCAATGAAAAAGGGTATGAAGTATTGTTATTTACGGATGAAATTGATGAGTTCATGATTCAAATAATGAACAGCTATGAAGAATTACCATTTAAGTCCATTCAAACAGCTAACTTAGACGTTACCGATGAAATTAAGAAAAAAGAAGTAGAAGAAAAAGCTAAAACTCATCACGACCTGCTTCTGGCCATTAAGGAAAACTTATCAGGAAAAGTTTCTATGGTTAAGTTATCTACCAGATTAAAGGATTCACCTGTTTGTATTGTTTCTGGAGAAGGATTATCTTTAGAAATGGAAAACATCCTAAAACAAATGCCAAACAGTCAAGAAGTAAAAGCTGAACGTATCCTTGAACTAAACCCTGATCATAAGTTCTTTGAAGTAATTAAGAAAGTATATAAGGATTCGCCAGAACAACTTAAGAACTACTCAACACTACTGTATAATCAAGCATTAATCATTGAAGGGCTACCAATGGAAGATCCTTTGGAATATATTACTGCAATGAATGAACTTTTACTAAAGTAAAATAATCGATTGAAAGTTGTCCTAAGGCAACTTTCAGTCTTTTTTTTGGTATAATAAAGAGACATAAGGGTGTGGAAACATGCGTTGGATAATGTTTATAAAACTGTTTCGTGAAATATTTCATAAAAAGCGATTGCCAAACATCGATTATATTCAAAAACAAGGCCTATTGGCAGTCAAAATCGCACAGACTTTCGCATTAAGAATTGATTTTCTTAATGAAAAGACGTGTACCCATCTAGCAAAACTATACACTAAAACAGTACCTATCCCTAATGAAGATTTTTTGAGTTTAATAGAAAAATATGCCAGACTAGGTTTTCTCAATAACTTTGAATCGATTGAAGAGACGCCAATTGGCAGTGCATCTATAGGCCAAGTTCATAAAGCCAGATTATTAAATGGTGAAGAAGTCGTGATTAAGGTAATCAAAAAAGACTTCAAACTGAAGTTCCTAAAAGACGTAAAGTCATTAAGAAGATTCATTAAATTTATCCTATTCTTTTATCCAAAACTTAAAAAAGTGGCTGACCCTATTGGGATACTAGAACATATTGAATCCTATACATTAGCAGAACTCGATATGAGAAATGAAATCCGTAATGGAAGAGAACTTAAGAACATTCAAACGAGGTATGAGGGTGTATTTGACCTATCAAGGTTAAAGTTTCCCAAAATATACGAGTCATTATCCAATGAACATATTCTTGTTTCAGAGTATATAGAAGGCGAAACAATAGATTACTTATTAGAGACAAAATCATTAGATTTAAAGGATATTCTTGAGATATTTCATATTCATGGGTTTTATGTGTTCATTATTGGGACATTTCATGGGGATCTTCACCCAGGTAACATCATTAAGAAGGGTAATGATTTCTATTTTATCGACACAGGCGCCATTTCAACTGTAGGAAAGAAAATTCAATTAGGCTTATTTGATTTCATGGACAATCTGGCTTATTATGACTATTCTAATTGTGCTATAGCACTCAATGACATGGCTTCGAAAGAAATATATGGTAGTCAATATGAAAGATACCTAGAGAAGTTTCTAAAGTTATATGAGGATTTTAAAAATAAAACGGTCAGTGAGGTATCGCTCACGAGAAAAATGATGGAAACCATTAAGCTGGGTGTTAATTCGGGCATGACATTTGAAAAAGGCATGTTTCCAATTATCAAAAGCATGATGTATTTGGACGGAATGGTCCTTAAAGGCGCGCCAAATACCATCTTAATGGTAGAGATGCGTACATTTTTAGAAGAGTTTCATAAAGCAAACGAGGTAATAAACATATGAAGAAAATCGCAATCATTGGGGCAGGTCCAGGTGGGTTAGCTGCCGGAATGGTATTAAGTAAAAAAGGATATGACATCCATATTTATGAAAAAGATCAACGCGTTGGTGGTAGATCACAAAGAATTACTATCGGAGACTATCAGTTTGATTTAGGCCCAACATGCCTTATGTATATCGATATACTAAGGGATGTGTTTAAGTTTGCTGGTTATGAGTTAGAAAAAGAGTTAGAAGTAATTAGATTAGATCATCTATACACACTCATGTTTAATGATGTAACGTTTAATATGAGTAAAGATCCAATCGACAATGCAAATATGTATGAACGATATTCCAAAGGGATGGGCGAAAGCTATTTGAACTGGTTGAATGCACAAGAAACTAAACTCAATGCGATTGAGTCCATTTTGAAAAGACCATTTCCAAACGTTTCTAATTACCTAAGAAAAGATGTCTTAAAAGCAATTCCTGAATTGAGACCAGCTCAATCAGTATATTCACACTTATCCAAGTTTAACCGAAATAGTAATTTCATCAATTCTTTATCGTTTCAGTCTAAGTATCTTGGGATGTCTTCCTTTGATGCGCCATCGGTATTCACAATTCTTCCTTATTTAGAGCATGCATTGGGTTTATACCATGTTAAAGGTGGACTTAATCAAATTAACGAGAAAATGGCAGAGCTTATCGAAAGAAATGGGGGAACCATTCATCTTTCAGCACCTGTTGAAAAAATAGTAGTCGAAAACAAAAATGCAAAAGGTCTTGTTGTGAGTGGACAGTTTTTTCCTTTTGATGAAGTAATAGTGAATGCAGATTTTTCTTATGCAATGACAAATCTCATAGAAGAAAAACACTTAAGAAAACACAAACCTCATAAACTAGAGAAAATGAAGTATAGTATCTCGACTTTTATGATCTATTTAGGATTAGACAAAAAGTTCGACTTTGCCCATCATGAGATTATATTCTCGAAGAACTATGAAGCGTACTTGAATGGGCTTGCTAAAGGGGAATATTCTGATGATTTAAGCATATATCTACATAATCCATCGCTAATGGATGATTCATACGCACCTAAAAACCATTCAAGCCTTTACTTATTAGTTCCAGTACCAAACCTTAGAACGCCGAAGGATTGGGAAAGAGATAAGGATCAACTATACAGTCAAGCAATCGATCTTGTAGAGAGAAAGCACGGAATCAACATTCGAAATCACATCACTACATCTAAGGTCATTACACCTCAAGATTGGGAATCTACCTATAATGTAAAATATGGAGCAGTATTCAATTTAGCCCATAACCTTGGCCAAATGTTAGCATTTAGACCGCAAAATAAATACAAAGATATCAATCATTTGTATTTGGTTGGTGGTGGGACACATCCAGGGAGTGGATTACCAACTATTTATCAGTCGGCAATTATTTTAAATGAGTATTTATAATTTAGTAATAAAATATTTTTATCTTAATCATTAGCGCGTTTAATATAAGTTTGATAGAATAGAAATGAGGTGATCTGTTTGAAAATAGGATTCATTTTTAATCCCGAAAGTGGAAAAGGCAAAATTGAAAAAAACCATCGAAGAATTGTTCAATCATTTACAGATAAAGGTCACGAAGTAGAAGTATTAAAAACTACAAAACAAAACGACGCAATGCTGTTTGCATCAAAACCGGGCTATGATCTTATATTGGTCGCTGGGGGAGATGGAACACTTAATGAAGTAGTTAACGGCATAATGACTCTAGAAGTGAAACCTAAGATTGGGTACATACCAACTGGAACGGTTAATGACGTTGCACATCTTTTAGGGATTCCAAGAAATGTTAAGAAGGCAGTCAAGCTCATACTTGGAGATGGTGTCTCAAGAAAAATGGACATCGCCAAACTAAATGACACGTATTTTACCTATGCAGCAGCGACAGGTAAATTTGCAAAAGCAAGCTATGATATCAAGCGTTCCGATAAGAAAAGATTCGGGGCACTTGCTTATGTAGTACGTGGAATAACAGATATGTTTTATGACTACAAGATACCTCTTAGAATTGAATATGATCATGGCATAATCGAACGAACGTTCACGTTACTCTTATTCTTAAATGGTCCGAGAGTGGGTGGAGTAAATCTATTCTTAATTAGAAAATCCAAACTTAATGATGGCATTTTGGAAGCCAGATTATTCGAAAGAAGAGGATTGCTAACCCTGTTCAAAGTGTTATCATTCTTTGCACTAGGGGGTCTTGTGACTAAGGGTGGTCATCAATTAAAATCATCCAGATATAGTATTAAAGCAGATCCAAAAGTAGAATGGAATACTGACGGTGAGCAAAAGGAACATGGTTCAGTAGACATAGTCGTTATTAAAGAAGCCATTGAGATATATGTATCCAAAAGAGCATCAAAGTATTTTTTCTAAACCATTCGCTTGAATGGTTTTTTATTTCTTAATCTGATAATATTACAATAATATGACAAGTAAAACTTACAAAAAGAAGAGCTAATACTCTTAAATTTAAAGCCGATACTAATTTGCTGATAGTGATTGAATTAAATATGATTTCAACATCAAAGTAAACAATACATCAAAAATAAAAAATAGGTATATTAGTCAATAAAGCATTAAAAACCAAAAACGCTGTTACATATTAATTTTCAGGTTTCAAAATCCCGTAAAACAGCTTATTAATGAGATTTATCGGACAAAAAATATGCATGATTTTACGGATTAATGACATAATATTAAGTACTGTGGCAGGACTTCTTATGTCCCACTTAGAAGAAAAAGGTGAAAAATAAGATAAACAGTGTTCAGTAGTCAGAACACTTGTAAAATTAGCCATGTTAAAAAATCATTATTAATTAACTATTTTATATAAAATCTATAAATCGTATACAATACTTCTGTCTAATTAATAATTACAAAATGATCCGCAATAAAAAATAAAAGTATTAGAAATTTTTATTGTCTTAATTTATTGTAACAAAGCGATTTTCTATTATTTATTCAGTCAAAAATATGAGCACTTTTTTTTGCGAATAAAAAAATATTATAAAAAAAACATTCATGATTCAAGAATATATTTTCTCGTTATTTATATTTTTTATAATAAATTTATTAGCCTTAATTTATATTTCTTTTTTTCAATAAATTTACAAAAATTGAGTTTTTTTCATTTGTTTAGTCTATATTTTCTTATTTTGAATGATTTTTACTATTGATTTTTTCTGATGTGTCAATGTACTTTCCCCTTTACTATGTCATTTTCTACTCATTCGTATAATTATTAATTTTTTTATTTTGCTTCATACAATCCCTTGATAAAGCGATTTATCATCCATTCTGATTGATTGTTCGTTTTTTTTATCATGATCCGTTTAATAATTCCCTCACTTAATTATATAATTAAGGTGTAAAACGATTTGTAATTGTTAGGAGAATGTTGATGTTAAAGGGTTTTAAGAATAAATACAAATTCATACTAGCCTCAGTACTAATACTTTCTTTTGGCTTCCTTCTCGTTAATAGTCTAACGAAAAAAGACGAGACTGTTGAGATTCCAAGAAGAGAGCCTGCGTTCGCAACTCAGTTCTTATCTGAAGAAGGAACTCAGGCTAATCCATATGTTGTTGGCAGTAAGGCAGATATGGATATGCTTTCTCTATTAGTTTCACAAGGACAAAATTTCTCGGGGAAATATTTTACAGTAGATGCAAATATCTCTGAGATATATCTTGGAGTTTTCACGCCAATTGGATCATCGACAAAACCTTTCTTAGGTAACTTTGATGGGTATGGTGTGAACTTCGTTTTAGCCATTGATAATCCAACTTTAAATTATCAAGGGCTTTTTGGTTTTACTCAATCAGGTGTCATAGAAAACTTATCAGTTTCTGGTTCAGTTAAGGGTTTGAACTATGTTGGTGGTATTGTTGGTCAGATGGCAAGTGGTACCGTTCGAAATGTATACAGTACTGCAACAGTCGAAGCGTTGGGCTCACATGCTGGTGGGATCGTTGGATTACTCAGTATGGGTTCTTTATCCAATGCATTTAACCGTGGAGATGTTATTGCGGTAAATAACGCTGGTGGTATTGTAGGATATACATATGTCTACACTGTTCCAAGTTATGGTTCAAATACGACTAACTCAATTTCAAACGTATATAGTTCAGGTACAGTTACAGCTAACAGTAACCCTGGTGGGGTCATTGGTTATGATAACCCAGCACGATATACAGGTAGTGCAAATGCACGTGTCAACTTGTATTATGATATATCAGTGATTTCTAATCACAAAGTAGCATCCAATCGAAAACCTAGTTCAATGGCTAGTACCCAGGGACTAAATAGTGAAGTATTCTTTAGCGGTATGGAAGACAAGTTAGCGGCAATTTTCTCATTTAGAGATATTAACGGTGGATATGGATTCTATCCTGAACTAAGATACTTCTCTGAAAGTTCACATTCTAACATCAAGGCTGCATCCTTAGAAAGCAATACAGTAGATATTTCTAATGGTGTTGGGACACTTAACTATCCATACTTGATTAGAACTTTAGATGACATTAATAAACTCAAAACTCAAATTGAGACGGGTGAAACCTATAGAGGATTTTATTTTAAAGTAGCAGATGGTAGAACCAGTTTCAATCTAGGAAACTTTATTCCTATTGGTGCATCCGCTGCTAAACCTTTCTATGGATCATTCGATGGAAATAATGCAGAATTTATTTTGAATATAAGCAACTCGACCGTAAGCTATCAAGCTATGTTCGGGCATTTTGGTTATGGTAAAATCAGTAATCTATCAACAAGTGGATCTGTTTCAGGTCTTGATTATACTGCAGCGGTAGTTGCCTATAAATATTCAGGGACAATCGAAAATGTCTATAACAAGGCGACTGTTAATGGTAGAAGCCATGTAGGTTCTATTGTTGGTCGTCAGGAAGATGGAACCATCAACAGTGTATACAACAGCGGAAGTGTGACCGCGACTGGTACTTATGCAGGTGGTATTGTAGGAACTGTATTAAGAGGCGTTATTTCAAACGTTTACAATAACGCAGAAATTCTTGCAAACAATACAGCTGGTGGGATTATCGGTCATTTATATGCATATACCGTTTATACCTATGGTGCAAACTCAACCAATAGAGTTGAAAATGCATACAGTTCAGGGCTTGTTTCTGCCAATACAACGGCAGGTGGCGTCATTGGTAATGATGACCAAACCCGTTATACAGGTAGTGCTAACGCTCGTACGCGTCTTTATTATGATACATCCGTGCTTGTGACATATGACCAACCAAGAACCGTTAAGCCGCCTGTAACAGGACATTCTTATGGTAGAACAACTAGTGACTTGGTATATGGTACGGTTAATACATTAGGCTTCCCTGAGTCTGTTTGGCATTATGAGCCAAAGAGTGGAACAACCGCTTATTATCCTCAATTGTTAGCTTTCTCAAGCAGTTCAGTAGCAAAAATTAAGAATGATTCTACAACATCCACAGCTTATGGCGTTGGTGATGGTCTTGGAACTAAAGAATATCCATTCCTAATTAGAACTAAATTTGATATGGATGAGCTTTCAAGAAAAGTAGCACTTGGAAATACATATTACAGTTTCTATTTCAAAGTAGACGATGGAATTAGCCAAATTGATTTGGCGAACTTCCAACCTATTGGATCTCCTTCAAAACCATTTGCTGGTAACTTTGATGGTAATGGCGTAGATTTTGTTTTAGATATTAATAATCCATCTGTTAGTTACCAAGGTTTATTTGGGTATACACAAACAGGTATCATTGAGAACTTTTCAGTTTCTGGTTCTGTTAAAGGGTTAAGTTATGTTGGTGGTATTACAGGACAACAATCGACAGGTACAATCAGAAATGTATACAATACAGCGAGAATCGAAGCATATGGTTCATATGCTGGAGGTATTGTTGGATTAATCGATAGAGGTACTTTAACACAAGCATACAATACCGGTGAAATTGTCGCCGTAAGTTATGCAGGTGGGGTTGTAGGGTATACTTATGTTTACACTGTACCAAGTTACGGTATGAATGCGACCAACTCTATTTCGCACGTTTATAGTTCAGGTACTGCCACAGCCAATAGCTATGTTGGTGGGGTTATCGGGTATGATAACCCAGCAAGATATACTGGCGATGTTAACGTTAGAATTAATTTATACTACGATATTACTGTTATTGCTAATTATGACCAAGTAAAAGCAATCAAGCCTTCTACAGATCCTTCTACACAAGGTTTAAATAGCGGTATTATGTTTAAAGAAATGCAAGCGAAGTTGCCATCAGGTTTCTCTTTCAAAGCAGATGGAAATGGGTATGCATATTATCCACAATTAACCTACTTCTCTGATAATCAAAACGCGACAACTAAGGCACGATCTGAAGAATCTGTCAAAGTGAATGTTGGAGATGGTCTAGGTACTGAAAGCTTCCCATTCCTAATTAGAAATGAACAAGATATTGAAGATCTAAAGACCATGATTAATCGTGGTAATACATTTAAAGGATTCTATTTCAAGGTAGATAATGGCGTTACAGAATTCAACTTGGGTGATTTTGACTCAATAGGATCCCCTTCACATCATTTCTATGGGTCATTTGATGGAAACAACGCAGTATTTAATTTAAGTATCAATCGTCCAGCCGCAAGCTATCAAGCTATGTTCGGTTATTTTGGCTTTGGGACGATTAAAAATATGAAGATTCAAGGGTCAGTTACAGGCCTTGATTATACAGCTGGATTGGTGGCATACAAGCTATCTGGTTCAGTAGAAAATGTCTATAATGAAGCTGTCATCAATGGTAGAAGTTATGTTGGTGGTATGGTTGGTTATCAGTTAGATGGAACCATCAACAACGTATATAACAACGGTGACGTTACAGCAACTGGTACTTATGCAGGTGGTATCGTATCATTTGTATTAAGAGGAACGATTTCAAATACTTACAATAGAGCAGAGATTCTAGCGAATAATACAGCTGGCGGAATCATCGGTCATATTTATGCATATACTGTTTATACGTATGGTGCTAACTCAACCAATAGAGTTGAAAATGCATACAATTCAGGGTTGGTAGCAGCAAACACAACCGTTGGTGGTGTCATTGGGAATGACAACCAGGAACGTTATACAGGTAGTGCTAACGCGCGTACGCGTCTTTACTATGATACATCCATACTCGTTACTTATGACCAACCAAGAACGGTTAAGCCACCTGTAACTGGGCATGCTTATGGTAGAACAACAAGTGATTTAGTGTATGGATCTGTAAATACTCTAGGATTCCCTACAAACCTATGGCACTATGAGCCAAAGAGTGGGACAACCGCTTACTATCCTCAATTATTAGTGTTCTCAAATCATAGCGTAGAAAGTATTAGACAAGATTCTTCACTGTCAACTGCTTATGAAGTTGGGGATGGTTTAGGAACTAAGGAGTTCCCATTCTTGATTAGAGACAAGTTTGATATGGATGAACTCTCAAGAAAAGTAGCTTTAGGAAATACTTACTACAGTTTCCATTTCAAGGTTGATGATGACATCAGCCAAATTGATTTGGCGAACTTCCAACCTATTGGATCTCCTTCAAAACCATTTGCTGGTAACTTTGATGGAAACGGCGTTGATTTTATATTAGCAATTGATCGTATCCAAAACCATCAAGGCTTATTTGGTTATACACAAACTGGTATCGTTGAAAACTTCTCCGTTTCGGGAAGTGTTAGAGGTCAAAGTTATGTCGGTGGTATCGCTGGACAAATGTCAACAGGTATCATAAGAAATGTCTATAATACGGCCAAAGTAGAAGCTACCGGATCCTATGCCGGTGGAATCATTGGGTTAATCGACAGAGGTACTCTTGCCTACGCCTATAACCGAGGTGAAATTATTGCTACAAGCTATGCTGGTGGGGTCGTTGGGTATACTTATGTTTACACTGTACCAAGTTATGGTATGGATGCGACGAACTCTATTTCACACGTTTATAGTTCAGGTACTTCCACAGCAAATAGCTATGCTGGTGGGGTAATCGGATATGATAACCCAGCTAGGTATACAGGTTCAAGCAACGTTAGATCAAATCTATACTATGACATTACAGTCATTGCTAACTACGATCAAGTTAAGGCGGTTAAACCTTCAACTGACCCATCTACACAAGGATTAAACAGCGGTATTCTATTCAAGGATATGTCTGGAAGATTACCAAGTGGTTTCACCTTTAAACCGGATGCGGATGGCTTAGCATATTATCCACAATTGACTGTTTTCGCATCAAGCGAAACAGAAGGTATTGTAAATCATTCAATTAATAGCGTTAAAGTTGATATTGGCGATGGGTTAGGAACACCGGATTATCCATTCTTGATTAGAACCGTTGACGATATCGATGCATTAAGAGAAAAAGTAA from Paracholeplasma morum carries:
- a CDS encoding diacylglycerol/lipid kinase family protein, with the translated sequence MKIGFIFNPESGKGKIEKNHRRIVQSFTDKGHEVEVLKTTKQNDAMLFASKPGYDLILVAGGDGTLNEVVNGIMTLEVKPKIGYIPTGTVNDVAHLLGIPRNVKKAVKLILGDGVSRKMDIAKLNDTYFTYAAATGKFAKASYDIKRSDKKRFGALAYVVRGITDMFYDYKIPLRIEYDHGIIERTFTLLLFLNGPRVGGVNLFLIRKSKLNDGILEARLFERRGLLTLFKVLSFFALGGLVTKGGHQLKSSRYSIKADPKVEWNTDGEQKEHGSVDIVVIKEAIEIYVSKRASKYFF